A window from Egibacteraceae bacterium encodes these proteins:
- a CDS encoding LCP family protein — MADDGWGPVERGGGGGGGRAATPSAPPREAAPRLGGDGFGPVQRGRALPGRGLVRGLGRGLRPAPGGRTGRGVARTLLTAVAALVVLVLFMGAALAAFTSAQVNRVDVGGLGRASGQMNVLIIGNDSRAGLTPEELQALGTEEVDGDRTDTIFLLAVSGGRAAMLSFPRDLLVTRCDGTQGRINGAYAHGGPTCMVQTVTQVSGIPVTHYAEVNFLGFITIVDAVGGVTVHFDAPFVDRPAGVDLPAGCQRLDGRQAIGYVRARTVDNDLGRIARQQRFIAELAEEVMRPSTLLNPPRLFATARAAGRAVTASHNLGTFDLLRLARAGRGFAGAGLATYTVPATARSVGGAAVLVPDAAGAETLFAQFRDGSVLRPPPDAEAPAPPAQPGPAEPAPQPEPVPDDAAGAAPVPAGC; from the coding sequence GTGGCTGACGACGGCTGGGGGCCGGTCGAGCGCGGCGGCGGCGGAGGCGGCGGGCGTGCCGCCACGCCGTCGGCTCCGCCGCGCGAAGCCGCCCCGCGCCTTGGCGGCGACGGCTTCGGGCCGGTCCAGCGGGGCAGGGCCCTGCCCGGTCGGGGCCTCGTGCGGGGGCTGGGCCGAGGCCTGCGGCCGGCACCGGGGGGCCGGACCGGACGGGGAGTCGCACGCACGCTGCTGACCGCGGTCGCCGCGCTCGTCGTCCTCGTCCTGTTCATGGGGGCCGCGCTTGCCGCTTTCACGAGCGCCCAGGTCAACCGGGTCGACGTCGGCGGCCTCGGCCGCGCGTCCGGGCAGATGAACGTGCTCATCATCGGCAACGACAGCCGTGCAGGGCTGACCCCCGAGGAGCTCCAGGCGCTCGGCACCGAGGAGGTCGACGGCGACCGCACCGACACGATCTTCCTGCTCGCCGTCTCCGGCGGCCGCGCCGCGATGCTGTCGTTTCCCCGCGACCTCCTCGTCACCCGCTGCGACGGCACCCAGGGGCGCATCAACGGCGCCTACGCCCATGGAGGCCCGACCTGCATGGTCCAGACGGTGACCCAGGTGTCGGGCATCCCCGTGACCCACTACGCCGAGGTGAACTTCCTCGGCTTCATCACCATCGTCGACGCCGTCGGCGGCGTCACCGTCCACTTCGACGCGCCGTTCGTCGACCGACCCGCGGGCGTGGACCTGCCCGCCGGCTGCCAGCGCCTCGACGGGCGCCAGGCCATCGGCTACGTGCGGGCCCGCACGGTCGACAACGACCTCGGCCGCATCGCCCGCCAGCAGCGGTTCATCGCCGAGCTCGCGGAGGAGGTCATGCGACCGTCGACGCTGCTGAACCCGCCCCGGCTGTTCGCCACCGCCCGTGCCGCCGGCCGCGCCGTCACCGCCTCCCACAACCTCGGCACCTTCGACCTGCTGCGCCTCGCCCGCGCCGGGAGGGGCTTCGCCGGGGCGGGCCTCGCGACGTACACCGTGCCCGCCACCGCTCGCTCGGTCGGCGGCGCGGCGGTGCTCGTCCCCGACGCCGCCGGCGCCGAGACCCTGTTCGCCCAGTTCCGCGACGGTTCGGTGCTCCGCCCGCCGCCGGACGCCGAGGCGCCGGCCCCCCCGGCCCAACCCGGCCCCGCCGAGCCCGCGCCGCAGCCCGAGCCTGTCCCCGACGACGCGGCCGGCGCCGCGCCCGTGCCCGCGGGCTGCTGA
- the rpe gene encoding ribulose-phosphate 3-epimerase has protein sequence MSAKIVPAMLPVDFTRLGEDCIALEKAGADRFQWDVMDGQFVPNITYGPDLIAACRPLVDVGFEAHVMCRDPEWMVPKLVDAGCDIIIVHVEAMKQPHATYQSIRQAGARAGIALSPATPVSYIEHVLDLVDLVLVMTVNPGFGGQAYISTMEPKIAEARALIDASGHDVELEVDGGISADTIAGAAKAGANVFTSGSALWKYDSFAEGVKDLRARAEAALDG, from the coding sequence ATGAGCGCAAAGATCGTGCCGGCGATGCTCCCGGTTGACTTCACCCGCCTCGGCGAGGACTGCATCGCCCTCGAGAAGGCCGGGGCCGACCGGTTCCAGTGGGACGTGATGGACGGCCAGTTCGTGCCGAACATCACCTACGGGCCCGACCTCATCGCCGCGTGCCGCCCCCTCGTCGACGTCGGCTTCGAGGCGCACGTCATGTGCCGCGACCCCGAGTGGATGGTCCCCAAGCTCGTCGACGCGGGCTGCGACATCATCATCGTCCACGTCGAGGCGATGAAGCAGCCCCACGCCACCTACCAGTCGATCCGTCAAGCCGGGGCGCGGGCAGGCATCGCCCTGTCACCCGCGACGCCGGTGAGCTACATCGAGCACGTGCTCGACCTCGTCGACCTCGTCCTCGTCATGACGGTCAACCCCGGGTTCGGCGGGCAGGCCTACATCTCCACCATGGAGCCGAAGATCGCCGAGGCCCGCGCCCTGATCGACGCCAGCGGCCACGACGTCGAGCTCGAGGTCGACGGGGGGATCAGCGCCGACACGATCGCCGGCGCGGCGAAGGCCGGGGCGAACGTGTTCACCTCGGGCAGCGCGCTGTGGAAGTACGACTCGTTCGCGGAGGGCGTCAAGGACCTGCGCGCCCGCGCCGAGGCGGCACTGGACGGCTGA